atttgtatatgaactcagggaatattaataatatatacataaagatttgcagctgtaattaccaGTGATTTGTAACCTAACActaggactcttttttttttctttgttgtttggggttttgggggtttgtatTTATCGGTAGGTCTTCTGAGGCagtgtgtgctttttgctgcatcaagaaactagctatttatctctttttttttttcatatgtcttCACATACGGTTCCCTCTTGGgatatttttagcataaaatgtcttcattaaaaacaagtttatgcAGGTTGGGTATCCTCATCTGAATAATAgtagtttgaaacaaatctaagtaatgttgtttgggtttgtcagtgtcagtatcttctgtgttttgaatttaacttttttggtttttctcctcccccactAAGAATCTGTATGTACGTGATGGGAAAATataagagaaagtaaaagtggATGTGATAGTTCAAGACAATGTTAGAAAAAAGAGAGTTTaagctttattttgggtttggggataagggagaTTAGGGGCACGAAGGATTCTGTTAAATGGTACGGCTTCTGCTTCCtactcaagttgccagggatgtATAAATTATCcaggtgtatatatacatgtatgtatatgtcTCCATGTATGGATtctcatatttgggaaagggattaaactATGACACATAACGTagaagttgcaaaaataaatagcctttccaagATTATACTGCTAAttcttaaaaattgttactgaagtctgactggacattttcttccttgtctgaaacttaCGAAGGCCCTTAGGACCATAACTATACAGGACCTATTATAGTAAGGAGAGAGTAGAAGTCACAAATAAGGTTTGGTTGTTACttctaatgtgcaaaaaattgaggaaaaaaagtgcaaaaaattgtgtcttctgtttgtttttctgtttgtttttcaaggttcgtcaaaaggtctgcatttagcttcaccaATGCAAGAACTGATTGGTACAGCTAAATCTTATGTAGGTTGGTCAattattttagttacaaaacatgtttctattaaaattcattagaaatatttaatttattgaaaacacagaggcactgtttatcTGGCAAAcaatgcagcaatgaaaacctgtgggacccagccacatcactgatgtatttgctgtaggGATACAAACTCCTCATGAGCATTCACatacttgaaataaaatgttgaaagcagatATTTGTTGAGAACgggtttttatttagaacatatattttgtcagaacacagaatataaCTGTCAAATTCACTGTTTTATTGAACAATCCACTCTGTGAGCTatgtagaaaatttaacataGCAGGCATATAACAAGTCATAGCACCTAATACTGCATTTCAATCATCCAGCCCAGCttagaatttttcatgtagtgtcaatacccttataaagcacaaacaggcaggaatccagcaaaaagagcttgattCTCATCTTACGACTAATATGTTAAGAATCAAAGCTTATtagcagataacaagaaaatactgatcacactgttagaacaaacactactaactacaaaatttaaactttgccaTAGAACGGAACCCTGATTCCCTGCAATACCTGATGAAGCCAAAGGACTAAGCGCCCTGTCAGAAGGGATGAACCAGTCCTGAAGACTTACATTACAGGTAAGCATAAAACAGGACTAACTGCATGACACGTACATAAAATACATCCATgattcttggaagaagaaagaaaaacaaaacaaacccaaactttataaagcaaagttttttctgtagcagtccaTGAATGCTCCTTGGTGGGTTTCAACCAGGAAGTCACCCAAGCGATTGCTGGGATTTGTCATCTTTACCCACAGTGTAGCTTAGTTTTCTAGATACCCTATAGAAAAGAATGGTTAAGATTATaaagtaaattacacaaaaatactatgcctgccaaaaccctgatgaacagaatgaaattgaaacaaatcatcaaagcaagatatctgaacatcttgactgtaaacagcagcaggactccttgtccacattcctatgtgctctcagctagagagaaaacttttcatcctatgtcattttaatgtctccgTAATGCTACTCTCTTAACCTAAATTATATAAGTATCTCTTAAACTTCCCGATGTAAGCTCGGAATGTATTCACCaatagctaaaaaggaaagatacaagtgagaatgtaattatttccttgcatattacttaagaaatggcatattttgaaccattttggtttacatctgacaattcagtatagcactatagctgtacaacagcagtcacacagagctcaagaaaagttttagttatgaacatttctttttctgaaataagtctttcataatcaccttctccagaaaggctatcaagtttgagacaggaagacaatacaggtttctttccaccaccattcattacaaatgcagcattttgccatgtggcttaagcataaaacttctgagGGCTCTGTAGCCATTAAACAAGAGCTTCACTCCTTGGAACCATATACAAGAACGACACACTACAGGCCCAAGGAAGCTTGTCAGCTGACAGTCCATCTgagttatatctaaaataataaatgcgtctacaaggaacagaaagaaggactaGAGTAGCTATTCAGTCAAGCCATCTTACTACCTTAAGTTCACTGGCCAGCCATGCTGAAGTCTGGCTAGTTTTGTCCAGACACTTACCTCCCAGTGTTTGAGTCTGCAGGTCTGATTAGCTTGGGCTTTCCCAAGCATCcgatctgattttcattctagaaGGACACATGTAAGCAACAGCCTCCACACCTTTAATATAGATGTGAAGCACcaagaatttcttttggattttctttttgaggaagaacttaCCTTTTGTGACagtactgtgcatttctgggactgCTGTAATTCTTCACTGCACTAGGCCAACCAGAGTTGGTACCTGCAATCCCAGATTCTGGTGGTAGAAAACAGTAGTATGAAAAGGGTAAGAACAATGCTGAGTAGCATGGACACTACTGtatgttgttaaaatgttagcCTGTTAAGACATGGGTAATACTTCACTGGCATACTTCAATGAGCaagtttccttacaaaaatattctaatgcaaAAGGTGCTGGCAAAACTTAATTTCCAATACATTTTGCACACTGTACTTAAGTATAAGCtatatttcttcaaaaatgCTTATGCCATTAGAAAAACGTAGAAGGAACTGctgataccagaaaaaaaaaaaaaacataatacataaagtattagttaaaatttgaggaaggcaaaataaacagatgtccacctcaaataaacaaatgattTACAATTAACCAtcaatgaaaatgcaacaaggcaagaaacatgcaaagaagtacatttcttttgctattttcttcttgtataccagttgacaatatttcaaggcatcttcttcagtattttcctttacatgttagttgttatcttgatgacaaggttcataaaaataaaacaaacattttacttagtaggaaaaaaagttcatgtcatgttacagacatgctttaaaccaaaattagattttaaaaagaaaatcagaagattagcatttttgaatcttaaactaagctagttttggtggtgtgtttttaaaattctaaaattctactgtcctgaattagcaaaagcctttttatccAGGCTAACAATCTAATTCACCTAAGCAAGTGACAGTAGCATGCAACAACTCAATTGCAAGTTTTTGTAAAGATGAagaatccaaacaaaagcatgtggTTACTCAAGTGTAGGATTAATAAAGTATGCATTTCCTGCTGAACAGGTAGATAtgtaaagtaaaagcaacagcaaattttaaataaaatagaaaaaaggaagggagaaaaccaaTGGGTATAAGCAACACTTTAGTAGGAAAAGTCCCAGTTAACCTAaggaaaagcttcttaaattgctgtttacatgtgattcagaaaacccttttctgtATAGATTCCTTAAAGGAACACTTGAACATACCCAACTgttactgaggaagaagagctgtcacCTAGACAGCGGTCTATTGAGATTTGTAGATCTACCCTTGAAGAAGTGCTTGTGATTGCTAAAGCAGTAATTCATAAAGTCTCTGAAACTAACCTTGCAAGGAAGTACCAGGAAcaccaagaaaagttttatctgaCGCAGCATGCAATCCAGAGCCctgagaataaagcattaacagattacatcgatggaaaaactcatgtattatgtcacagcttgcctcagaagaaatgactgggaacctggaaataagggctggatttaatatttaaatccacAAGTCTAATGATTTCAGTAGAACCCGGTAAAGTTTAATTGGTTCGCCTCAATTCGTTCACCTACAAAGTGttatcatttcagaaggacaccACCTTAATTAACAGGCTCACTGTCTGAGATTATTTAAACCAGTGACACAGTCCATTAAAACACAATCTATTATTGAGCATTGTATAACCACTTTCAAGGTTATTAAATATAGTGAACTTCCTCACATGATCCAGGAGACCTGATACGacttatattttagcaaattaaaatcccccaaaccccaaagttGTAAAACAACTCTACTGACCAAATAGCACAAGAAGTAAGCTGCCACTTGTTTAAAAAGCTTCCagctctaatctatttttaagcccttttccaaatatcaaagaCTGCACAATATTATAGTTTTACAAGGTCCTTTAGTACCTGACTCTGGCAGTTGTGACTGTCAAAAATGCTGGAGTTACTGACAATGTATGGGTTCAAAAACCTCATGCCGTCGGTCTGAAGTTCAGCGTTTCTTCTGTGAgcaatctgttcacattttgttgaagatAGATAACGTTCCAGTATACCTCTCAGTCGCTTTACTGGTAAACAAAGAGGATCGTTTTGGAAATTCCCCAGTCTTTTAACTCTGGGAGATACAGATAAAGTTTGAACAGGCGAGTTAACCAGAGCATTTACAGTTTCAGACATCTGTACTCCTCCatacttctttaaatttgaagctCTCTGAAACCCAGGAAGTTTTGGAACACCCCCACTACACAATTGCTCATAGATCCTGTCAAATTCTCTATCACACTGTGTATGGGACCTCACAGAATGACTTAAATTACTCTTCACTAATCTTCCTTTATCTTCAAGGTTCTGTGAATTTGCAAGAGATCTTGTCAATGtcaaaggcttttggatttcttggggacacagcttgtagtagagcttttcaaatgcatcatTGTATTTCTGGGGCATCTTTGAAGGACTCTGCTTTGTagacaacaaggaaaataagtgcttgtgctcgaaaggaatttgtctttcagaggttattttttcaggatttatgAGTAAAGTATTTGATGCTCTTGCAAGAGAACAGTTTGCAGCAGGTGTAAAAGCATGACTATTGCCATAGGAACTGCAAGTAGATGAACACAACTCTGAGGTATCAccacaagaaaagtaatttttttgagttttactCTCTTTTACCGGATGAAGTCCTGTTGACCCTGAACTGGCAGCAGACGTTACAAAACAATATTCTGAAGGACACTCGTaagcaaatttttcactttctttgcattttggattaAGTAAGACAGTAGTCTGTAACTCATCTTCAACTAGAAACGTCTCTCCCATTGTAGTtataacatcaggaaaaacagtccGTTTGGAGAATT
This genomic window from Columba livia isolate bColLiv1 breed racing homer chromosome W unlocalized genomic scaffold, bColLiv1.pat.W.v2 SUPER_W_unloc_4, whole genome shotgun sequence contains:
- the LOC135577484 gene encoding LOW QUALITY PROTEIN: uncharacterized protein LOC135577484 (The sequence of the model RefSeq protein was modified relative to this genomic sequence to represent the inferred CDS: deleted 1 base in 1 codon; substituted 1 base at 1 genomic stop codon), with translation MSLEESLRRSNARFMATINSILERYNHPFEDDLLISMETLTYSTPDGPKSWEDVSTEDLRKWQEEVVLFSISFQIVGEESDTDTVSVRRKFQDIHLQNLYVRDGKIQEKVKVDVIVQDNVRKIPGWVXVDPHFTSPVQELIGNQAAVCRRKVELSNECSSSRPPQLGFSDVPISTKTVTIPRHQTSPELNKTWCDSILEEYQSADEGCSWSNVTLADLYPGMLELLTRLMTKQTWRKESKYMFGQLRHRRHPSGRPKLNVTLVKIRGFRPPKLKRAQPSICSSRHEDIQNQTFGNENRELRDDKRSINKLSGVVPYSYIDTNEIKMDCSDSSLVPREGPKFSKRTVFPDVITTMGETFLVEDELQTTVLLNPKCKESEKFAYECPSEYCFVTSAASSGSTGLHPVKESKTQKNYFSCGDTSELCSSTCSSYGNSHAFTPAANCSLARASNTLLINPEKITSERQIPFEHKHLFSLLSTKQSPSKMPQKYNDAFEKLYYKLCPQEIQKPLTLTRSLANSQNLEDKGRLVKSNLSHSVRSHTQCDREFDRIYEQLCSGGVPKLPGFQRASNLKKYGGVQMSETVNALVNSPVQTLSVSPRVKRLGNFQNDPLCLPVKRLRGILERYLSSTKCEQIAHRRNAELQTDGMRFLNPYIVSNSSIFDSHNCQSQGSGLHAASDKTFLGVPGTSLQESGIAGTNSGWPSAVKNYSSPRNAQYCHKRVSRKLSYTVGKDTNPSNRLGDFLVETHQGAFMDCYRKNFAL